In Polynucleobacter ibericus, a genomic segment contains:
- the feoB gene encoding ferrous iron transporter B — protein sequence MPESKVHFYSSEPLVALLGNPNCGKTALFNLLTGSKQKVANYSGVTVERKEGRLALESGKNIRVLDLPGAYSLYPRSLDEKVTCNVLLGRAEGEKRPDLVICVLSAMNLRRNLRLVLAAKRLGLPCVVVLNMLDIAKRQGLQIDTVALSNELGLPVLTSIGIQSNGADELKHFLSNLDWRNLDGLRTGTSDANVENIASHIAHTETDNIQVQRILQNLKLDRIIPDRLSDRLDAVLLHPVFGPMILVVLLFCIFQAVFSWATVPMDLIKAGVEFLGAQIVEVLPNGWLRSLLINGILAGLGGVVIFLPQILILFFFILLLEESGYLPRAAYLLDRVMGSVGLSGRSFIPLLSSFACAIPGIMATRSISNARDRMVTILIAPMMTCSARLPVYALLISAFIPEQKLWAGIDLQGLVLFTLYLAGILGAMAVAWILKRFTSEQFKMNALMMELPSYHLPRLGNLAISLWQRAEIFLRRVGGIILLMTIGLWILSSFPFPPEGATGSPIQYSFAGMIGQALAYVFSPIGFNWQISIALVPGMAAREVVVSSLATVYALSSSNVDASDALIPLISSGWSLATALSLLAWFVFAPQCLSTIAAVKRETGGWKIPIIMLSYLFALAYIAALITYQIASSLGLA from the coding sequence ATGCCTGAATCAAAAGTCCATTTTTATTCGAGTGAACCACTCGTTGCCTTATTGGGCAATCCCAATTGCGGCAAAACAGCTTTATTTAATTTACTCACCGGTAGCAAGCAGAAGGTTGCAAACTATTCTGGAGTGACTGTTGAGCGCAAAGAAGGGCGTCTAGCCCTCGAGTCCGGTAAAAATATTCGTGTTCTCGATTTGCCTGGTGCCTATAGTCTTTATCCAAGATCGCTCGATGAAAAGGTAACGTGCAATGTATTGCTCGGAAGGGCTGAGGGTGAAAAGCGTCCCGACTTAGTCATCTGCGTATTAAGTGCAATGAACTTACGCCGAAATTTGCGTTTGGTATTGGCTGCAAAACGATTAGGGCTGCCTTGTGTCGTGGTACTCAACATGCTGGATATCGCCAAGCGCCAGGGTTTACAAATTGATACTGTTGCCCTTTCTAATGAATTGGGATTACCAGTTCTCACTAGCATTGGTATTCAGTCGAATGGTGCCGATGAGCTCAAGCATTTTTTATCGAATTTGGATTGGCGTAATTTAGATGGCTTGCGGACAGGGACAAGCGATGCCAATGTTGAGAATATCGCTTCTCATATTGCCCACACCGAAACCGATAACATTCAAGTCCAAAGAATTCTGCAAAATCTGAAGCTAGATCGCATTATTCCTGATCGACTGAGTGATCGCCTAGATGCCGTATTGCTACACCCCGTTTTCGGCCCCATGATTTTGGTGGTCTTACTTTTTTGTATCTTTCAAGCAGTCTTCAGCTGGGCTACTGTGCCCATGGATCTGATTAAAGCGGGCGTTGAGTTTTTGGGGGCACAGATTGTCGAGGTATTACCAAATGGTTGGCTGCGTAGTTTGTTGATCAACGGAATTTTGGCAGGCTTAGGTGGTGTGGTGATTTTCTTGCCGCAAATTTTGATTCTATTTTTCTTTATTTTGCTTCTTGAAGAGTCTGGCTATCTTCCCAGAGCTGCTTATTTACTGGATCGGGTAATGGGATCAGTGGGGCTCTCTGGTAGATCTTTTATTCCACTACTTTCCAGTTTTGCTTGTGCAATCCCAGGAATCATGGCTACCAGGAGCATCTCTAATGCACGTGATCGCATGGTGACGATTCTGATTGCACCCATGATGACCTGTTCGGCACGTCTCCCGGTTTATGCCTTACTAATTTCGGCATTTATTCCAGAGCAAAAGTTATGGGCTGGGATTGATTTACAGGGATTAGTCTTATTCACACTGTATCTTGCTGGAATTTTAGGTGCGATGGCAGTTGCCTGGATTCTGAAGCGCTTTACCAGTGAGCAATTCAAGATGAATGCCCTCATGATGGAGCTGCCTAGTTATCACTTGCCACGTTTGGGTAATTTGGCTATCAGTCTTTGGCAGCGTGCAGAAATATTTTTGCGTCGGGTTGGCGGAATTATTTTACTGATGACTATTGGCTTGTGGATCTTATCTAGCTTTCCATTTCCACCAGAGGGTGCAACAGGTTCGCCTATTCAATATAGCTTTGCCGGAATGATTGGGCAGGCCTTAGCTTATGTTTTCTCACCCATTGGATTTAATTGGCAAATTAGTATTGCCTTAGTACCAGGTATGGCTGCGCGTGAGGTGGTGGTGAGTTCTTTGGCAACGGTCTATGCGCTCTCAAGCTCTAATGTAGATGCAAGTGATGCATTAATTCCGTTAATCTCTAGTGGCTGGTCTTTGGCTACCGCACTTTCTTTGTTGGCTTGGTTTGTGTTTGCACCTCAGTGTTTATCTACCATTGCGGCCGTTAAGCGTGAGACTGGGGGTTGGAAGATCCCAATCATTATGCTGAGCTACCTTTTTGCATTGGCCTATATCGCTGCATTAATTACCTATCAGATTGCTAGCTCCCTTGGCTTGGCTTGA
- the lpoB gene encoding penicillin-binding protein activator LpoB yields MNMNTKTIRLSAIALSVAALAACSGPQVRYGDAKAVETVNANYGSTDLQIIAEAMTRSLLQSKAISGSKDAPIVTLADVKNKTSEYIDTRVITDKIRTQLMKSGQVRFAVSVSEMNNQTEELKRQNQSGLYKNSTIAKTGNMQGAQYRIEGSIASIVKNTKDVKDVYYVFNLNLINNESGLLEWADEKEIRKTATR; encoded by the coding sequence ATGAATATGAATACTAAAACTATCCGCTTATCCGCAATTGCATTGTCAGTCGCAGCGCTTGCTGCCTGTTCTGGACCCCAGGTGCGTTATGGCGATGCTAAAGCGGTTGAGACGGTAAATGCCAACTATGGGTCTACGGATCTACAGATTATTGCTGAGGCGATGACAAGATCACTACTTCAATCAAAAGCAATTTCCGGAAGTAAGGATGCCCCAATTGTGACTTTGGCAGATGTGAAGAATAAAACTTCTGAATATATCGATACACGTGTCATTACCGATAAGATCCGTACACAATTGATGAAGAGTGGTCAGGTGCGATTTGCAGTGAGTGTTTCCGAAATGAATAATCAAACTGAAGAGCTTAAGCGTCAGAATCAGTCTGGACTATACAAAAATAGTACGATTGCTAAGACAGGCAATATGCAAGGCGCTCAATACCGTATCGAGGGATCCATTGCATCTATTGTGAAGAACACCAAAGACGTTAAAGATGTGTACTACGTCTTTAATTTGAATCTAATTAATAACGAATCGGGTTTGCTCGAATGGGCTGACGAAAAAGAGATTCGCAAGACTGCTACACGCTAA
- a CDS encoding DUF5993 family protein codes for MYMFLPFLTALIGLVLVWFEKRLAGLIVLAITIGILLVWFRVHATDHLNISL; via the coding sequence ATGTATATGTTTCTACCATTTCTGACAGCTTTGATCGGACTTGTTCTAGTCTGGTTTGAGAAGCGACTGGCAGGCTTAATAGTTTTGGCGATCACTATTGGCATTCTTTTAGTTTGGTTTAGGGTTCATGCAACCGACCATCTCAATATCAGTCTGTAA
- a CDS encoding MATE family efflux transporter produces the protein MLHFKLSRLREDIPSLLKLAGPLLIGQLAVIAFGVLDTAMTARYSADDLAALAMASAIFISIYVGLTGVISALAPIAGQLFGAKRFSEIGEEVRQATWLALGLTVLGCFILLNADHLLAISQVNDLIEGKAKLYLNILAIGLPASMAMRVLMALHNAVSRPTVITVVQIMGLALKLPLNLLFIYGGFGIEGMGGPGCAVATVIINWSWLLMTLGFVLFDRFYKPFKIFARFSMPDWHRIWTLLKLGAPIGFSYLIEVTSFTFMSLFIARLGTTALAGHQIVANMGTVIYMVPLSLSIATMTLVSQSIGANKPERAEEIGWSSVFFTTTLCISIGIAVWIFRVQLLDLYDPPAEVKVFSIPLFLFIAFYQVFDALQITAAFILRAYRIAFWPMVIYAGSLWGVGLGGGYLMGFNVLGNTPAFLQGANGFWAGNSLSLGLAACFLLYLFRRTAERYEKTHPPVEV, from the coding sequence GTGTTGCACTTTAAGCTTTCGCGTCTTCGCGAGGATATCCCCTCCCTATTAAAGTTAGCTGGGCCTTTATTAATTGGCCAGCTAGCGGTGATTGCTTTTGGGGTGCTAGATACCGCTATGACAGCGCGTTATTCTGCCGATGATCTAGCAGCGCTCGCTATGGCATCAGCCATCTTCATTAGTATTTATGTTGGCTTAACGGGAGTGATATCGGCCCTCGCCCCAATTGCTGGTCAGCTGTTTGGTGCCAAACGTTTTTCAGAAATCGGTGAAGAGGTTCGTCAAGCAACTTGGCTTGCTTTGGGTCTCACGGTGCTCGGCTGCTTCATTTTGCTTAATGCAGATCATTTGCTGGCCATCTCACAGGTGAATGATCTCATCGAAGGTAAAGCAAAGTTATATCTCAATATCCTAGCAATTGGCTTGCCAGCCAGCATGGCCATGCGCGTATTAATGGCACTTCACAATGCAGTATCACGCCCTACTGTTATCACGGTGGTGCAGATCATGGGCCTAGCACTAAAGCTTCCGTTAAATCTTCTCTTCATCTATGGGGGCTTTGGTATTGAGGGGATGGGCGGGCCTGGTTGCGCAGTGGCTACCGTCATCATCAACTGGTCTTGGCTACTCATGACCTTAGGCTTTGTTTTGTTTGATCGTTTTTACAAACCATTTAAGATTTTTGCGCGCTTTAGCATGCCTGACTGGCATCGCATCTGGACCCTACTCAAACTAGGTGCACCCATTGGTTTTAGCTACTTGATTGAAGTGACCTCCTTCACTTTTATGTCCTTATTTATTGCTCGCCTTGGAACGACCGCCTTAGCAGGACATCAAATTGTGGCCAATATGGGAACTGTCATTTATATGGTGCCGCTATCCCTCTCTATTGCCACGATGACATTAGTATCCCAATCGATTGGTGCCAACAAGCCTGAACGCGCTGAAGAAATTGGTTGGTCATCAGTCTTCTTCACAACAACCCTATGCATCTCTATCGGCATCGCCGTTTGGATATTCAGAGTTCAACTGCTTGATTTATATGATCCTCCAGCAGAGGTAAAGGTCTTTTCTATTCCCCTCTTTCTGTTTATTGCGTTCTATCAAGTCTTTGATGCATTGCAGATCACTGCAGCATTTATTTTGAGGGCGTATCGCATTGCATTTTGGCCAATGGTCATTTATGCCGGATCCCTCTGGGGTGTCGGCCTCGGTGGCGGCTATCTTATGGGCTTTAATGTATTGGGCAATACGCCTGCATTCTTACAAGGTGCGAATGGCTTTTGGGCTGGTAATAGCCTGAGCTTAGGCTTGGCTGCGTGCTTCTTACTTTACCTCTTCAGAAGAACGGCGGAGCGCTATGAGAAAACACATCCGCCGGTAGAGGTTTAA
- a CDS encoding Bug family tripartite tricarboxylate transporter substrate binding protein: MQVFKVLKSFLIASVMWGIGCSAQAQGAAQKNTAWPKHTIRIIVTFTPGGAPDILARVLAESWQQNLGVPVLVENRPGYGGNIGADLVAKSEPDGYTLLIGTVGIHAINSSLYEKMSFDPVKDFTPISFLASTPNVLIVNKKLGVSNLQELIELAKTKPDQLTFGSSGVGTSLHMSGELFKEMAGVQIRHIPYKGRAQSLPDLLSGRISMLFDNLSSSLALIKAGEVQALGVTTLKRSHAAPEIPTLAEQGLTGFEAVSWFSLMAPANLPPNIQKRLNEMTYQALSNPEVRARLLAGGLDPAPGSPKELSKLISSEASKWGRVVRQSGAKLDQ; the protein is encoded by the coding sequence ATGCAAGTCTTTAAAGTTCTCAAGAGCTTCCTGATTGCATCAGTGATGTGGGGCATAGGATGCTCGGCCCAAGCACAAGGCGCAGCCCAAAAGAATACCGCTTGGCCTAAACATACTATTCGCATCATTGTTACTTTCACACCAGGTGGTGCCCCGGATATTTTGGCGCGTGTTTTAGCAGAAAGTTGGCAACAAAATTTGGGTGTACCGGTGCTGGTCGAGAATCGTCCTGGCTATGGCGGAAATATTGGCGCTGATCTAGTTGCTAAGAGTGAGCCAGATGGTTATACCTTGTTGATTGGAACGGTAGGCATTCATGCTATCAACAGCTCGCTTTATGAAAAGATGTCTTTTGATCCTGTGAAGGACTTCACGCCGATTAGTTTTTTGGCCAGTACGCCCAATGTTTTAATCGTGAACAAAAAACTGGGTGTGAGCAATCTTCAAGAACTCATTGAGTTAGCAAAGACAAAGCCCGACCAACTCACTTTTGGCTCATCAGGAGTTGGTACTTCGCTGCACATGTCGGGTGAATTATTTAAAGAGATGGCAGGGGTACAGATTCGTCATATTCCATATAAAGGGCGCGCGCAATCATTGCCAGACTTATTAAGTGGTCGCATCTCCATGCTCTTTGATAATCTTTCCTCTTCTTTAGCCTTAATTAAAGCAGGGGAGGTTCAGGCCCTAGGAGTCACCACACTAAAGAGGTCGCATGCCGCCCCTGAAATTCCCACCTTGGCCGAGCAGGGTCTGACTGGTTTTGAGGCGGTATCTTGGTTTTCATTGATGGCGCCGGCAAATCTGCCGCCCAATATCCAAAAACGTTTGAATGAAATGACGTACCAAGCCTTGAGCAACCCCGAGGTAAGGGCTCGTCTCTTGGCGGGTGGCTTAGATCCCGCTCCGGGCAGTCCTAAGGAGCTTTCTAAGCTAATTAGCTCTGAAGCCAGTAAATGGGGCAGGGTTGTAAGGCAATCAGGTGCAAAATTAGACCAATAA
- a CDS encoding SemiSWEET transporter, with product MTLEPHYIEIIGYCAAFLTTIAFLPQAIQSWRTRDLSGISLGMYSFFTIGVGLWLVYGLIIEKWPLILANALTFALAISILFLKLRHTSRQRK from the coding sequence ATGACACTTGAGCCTCACTATATTGAGATTATTGGTTATTGCGCCGCATTCTTAACCACGATTGCCTTTTTACCGCAGGCAATCCAGTCTTGGCGTACCAGGGATCTTTCCGGAATTTCCTTGGGGATGTATTCCTTCTTTACGATAGGAGTGGGCCTGTGGCTAGTTTATGGCCTCATTATTGAAAAGTGGCCTCTCATATTGGCAAATGCTTTGACCTTTGCCTTGGCGATCAGCATCCTATTTTTGAAATTGCGTCATACTTCTAGACAGCGGAAATAG
- a CDS encoding disulfide bond formation protein B, producing the protein MSRHSFPSLAALGNQLALLAIIGMLSYAFVDQLYFGELPCPLCLMQRIGFVIIGFALVLNIRCGAHSAHYGWGIIGGLVGMMVSLRQVFLHILPGDKGFGTTFLELHFYTWAYVGYTGLLMGLAILLMLPNREVRSRTWFANALVMIFILLVLGNLISTLLECGIGPCADDPVKYDGWLWLRSRFGF; encoded by the coding sequence ATGAGTAGACATTCTTTTCCTTCCTTAGCGGCATTGGGCAATCAACTGGCGTTACTAGCGATTATTGGTATGCTTTCCTATGCTTTTGTGGATCAGCTGTATTTTGGTGAGTTGCCTTGCCCGTTGTGCTTAATGCAGCGTATTGGATTTGTGATCATTGGCTTTGCATTGGTTTTAAATATTCGTTGTGGCGCTCACTCCGCTCACTATGGATGGGGCATCATTGGCGGCTTAGTGGGAATGATGGTTTCGCTCCGTCAGGTGTTCTTGCACATATTGCCGGGTGATAAAGGATTTGGCACCACCTTTCTCGAATTGCATTTTTATACTTGGGCTTATGTCGGCTATACAGGTTTATTAATGGGATTAGCAATACTGTTAATGTTGCCTAATCGTGAGGTTAGATCTCGCACTTGGTTTGCAAATGCCTTGGTGATGATTTTTATTCTCCTAGTTTTAGGTAACCTGATTTCCACTTTGCTTGAATGCGGCATCGGCCCTTGTGCCGATGATCCTGTCAAATATGATGGCTGGCTTTGGCTGCGTTCCCGCTTTGGCTTTTAA
- a CDS encoding YcfL family protein, whose translation MKNYLAILFTALALLACSSTPSMKDMTVRMGNTDSIQITDMRSLVRNGVLTAQVTIQNDSKSNLVSYRFKWIGKNGMTVTDEESWKPVTVGKGQSTIITGIAPTPDATDFRFELNQYK comes from the coding sequence ATGAAAAATTACCTTGCAATCCTGTTTACGGCGCTTGCTCTACTAGCGTGTAGCTCAACGCCATCAATGAAGGATATGACGGTGCGCATGGGTAATACGGATAGTATCCAAATTACCGATATGCGCAGCTTGGTGCGCAACGGCGTACTGACGGCGCAAGTCACTATCCAGAATGACAGTAAATCAAATCTGGTTTCTTATCGGTTCAAGTGGATTGGTAAAAACGGTATGACTGTAACCGATGAAGAGTCATGGAAGCCTGTCACTGTAGGTAAAGGGCAGTCGACTATTATTACGGGGATAGCCCCAACACCAGATGCGACTGACTTTCGCTTTGAGTTAAATCAGTACAAGTAA
- a CDS encoding fumarylacetoacetate hydrolase family protein yields the protein MSSAFVIDPPVVISLPVTGDTRRFAVNRIYCVGRNYADHAREMGHDPDREPPFFFMKPANSIVTDGKDMAYPGLSNDVHHEIEMVVAIGKGGANIAPDKALDYVYGYGVGLDMTRRDLQGEAKKMGRPWDTGKAFDQSAPCGEITPASQCGHPAKGTVKLLVNGEVRQEGDLNQLIWNVPDTIAYLSTLFTLEPGDLIFSGTPAGVGPVKKGDVLEGSVAGLPSLKTKII from the coding sequence ATGTCTTCAGCATTTGTGATCGATCCACCAGTAGTTATTTCGTTGCCCGTGACAGGTGATACCCGTCGCTTTGCTGTCAATCGCATTTACTGCGTGGGACGTAACTATGCTGATCATGCGCGTGAGATGGGACATGATCCTGATCGCGAACCACCATTCTTTTTCATGAAGCCCGCCAATTCAATTGTGACGGATGGTAAAGATATGGCATATCCAGGCTTATCAAACGATGTTCACCATGAAATTGAAATGGTAGTTGCGATTGGTAAGGGCGGTGCGAACATTGCCCCTGATAAGGCTCTAGACTATGTTTATGGTTATGGCGTTGGATTGGATATGACGAGGCGCGATCTTCAGGGCGAAGCCAAGAAAATGGGCCGCCCGTGGGATACGGGTAAAGCATTTGATCAGTCTGCTCCATGCGGCGAGATCACTCCAGCAAGTCAATGTGGTCATCCCGCCAAGGGCACTGTTAAGTTGCTGGTTAACGGAGAGGTTCGCCAAGAAGGAGATCTCAATCAGCTCATCTGGAATGTTCCCGATACGATCGCCTATCTCTCTACTTTATTTACTTTAGAGCCAGGAGACCTCATTTTCTCTGGCACCCCGGCAGGAGTTGGCCCAGTGAAAAAGGGTGATGTACTTGAAGGAAGTGTTGCTGGGTTGCCGAGCTTAAAGACAAAAATTATCTAA
- a CDS encoding FeoA family protein: protein MNLDQVDLGSLYRVSEVNAPKGAPQIKGQLEDIGFLPGEQVTVLRKGLLGKGPYMVRIGASTFALRQSEARMISVEATSHA, encoded by the coding sequence ATGAATTTAGACCAGGTTGACTTAGGCAGTCTTTATCGCGTTAGTGAAGTGAATGCCCCAAAGGGCGCACCTCAAATTAAGGGTCAGCTGGAAGATATTGGGTTTTTGCCTGGCGAACAAGTGACGGTATTGCGCAAAGGTCTCTTGGGTAAGGGGCCTTATATGGTTCGCATAGGCGCCTCGACTTTTGCTTTAAGACAGTCAGAGGCGCGCATGATTTCTGTTGAAGCGACATCGCATGCCTGA
- a CDS encoding c-type cytochrome, whose amino-acid sequence MRSKSFFFSLFCLFGISASNLALAQSGENTYKQVCASCHGAGVLNAPKFGDKAKWAPLIAEGQVILTAHAYYGVRAMPPKGGNPNLSIEGFADALVYMVNNSGGNWKSPDAKTIAAINKEIEVRKAGTKKQ is encoded by the coding sequence ATGCGTTCCAAATCGTTTTTTTTCTCACTATTCTGCCTATTTGGTATTTCTGCTTCAAATTTAGCTCTAGCTCAATCTGGCGAGAATACCTATAAACAAGTTTGTGCTAGCTGCCATGGAGCAGGAGTCCTGAATGCGCCTAAGTTTGGCGATAAAGCGAAGTGGGCGCCTTTGATTGCAGAGGGTCAAGTCATCTTAACGGCTCACGCTTACTACGGCGTTAGAGCAATGCCGCCTAAAGGTGGTAATCCCAATTTAAGTATTGAGGGATTTGCAGATGCCTTGGTCTATATGGTGAATAACTCAGGAGGCAATTGGAAATCGCCAGATGCTAAAACGATTGCTGCCATCAATAAAGAAATCGAAGTGCGAAAAGCGGGTACGAAAAAGCAGTAA
- a CDS encoding enoyl-CoA hydratase/isomerase family protein → MTIDSKPPCLDLTINGKIARLTFNNPTARNALTWPMYEELKKICDSLAGNPDIRVVIFRGAGSKAFVSGSDIQQFVDLQKDEAYEVAVDHIFASLQQLPMPTIALIEGLAVGSGLLIATACDFRISTPEARFGIPVAKTLGNCLSPSNLSWIAAHLGIPMVKKMLLTAELIKAPELLESGFIYQTADAAEIESVTNALAEKLSALAPITQKASKLTLARLLQSNLPDCTDLMRETYNSKDFREGVNAFLEGRPPQWVGK, encoded by the coding sequence ATGACAATTGACTCCAAACCGCCCTGCCTAGATTTAACTATTAACGGAAAAATTGCACGGCTTACTTTCAATAATCCAACTGCCCGCAATGCGCTCACTTGGCCAATGTATGAAGAGCTCAAAAAGATCTGTGATTCGCTAGCGGGCAACCCCGATATCCGCGTAGTCATTTTTAGAGGCGCAGGAAGCAAAGCATTTGTTTCTGGAAGTGATATACAACAGTTTGTTGATCTTCAAAAAGATGAGGCCTATGAAGTAGCTGTAGATCATATTTTCGCCTCCCTGCAACAACTACCCATGCCAACGATTGCCTTGATTGAGGGTCTGGCTGTAGGCAGCGGTCTCTTGATCGCTACTGCTTGTGACTTCCGCATTTCGACTCCGGAAGCCCGTTTTGGCATACCAGTAGCAAAGACATTAGGAAACTGCTTGTCGCCAAGCAATCTATCTTGGATAGCAGCACACCTTGGAATTCCGATGGTGAAGAAGATGTTACTCACGGCTGAACTGATTAAGGCTCCGGAATTATTGGAGTCTGGCTTCATCTATCAAACAGCGGATGCTGCAGAAATTGAATCCGTGACAAATGCGCTAGCAGAAAAATTAAGTGCTCTGGCACCCATCACGCAAAAAGCAAGCAAGCTCACTTTGGCGCGCCTGCTTCAAAGCAATCTCCCTGATTGCACAGATCTCATGCGCGAAACCTATAACAGCAAAGACTTTAGGGAGGGAGTGAACGCCTTCCTAGAAGGACGTCCACCTCAATGGGTTGGGAAGTAA
- a CDS encoding substrate-binding domain-containing protein gives MQIEVRPTLIVKTQSDGKSSVDLIWLSQLLKDIGRGSSLVVASKKSGTSYRGAWGKVNQVEDALGMPLMIRTKGHGSELTEFGIFFVDFIEGMQAGYLKHDAHYHDILLKEIKKIQRLESLRWKFFSSSDSLIQKAAAEVKGIDLKIAGSGESLERLLNNEAHIAGYHVSDQKSSKAIYQRLSKNGIEIYPVMKRTQGFIVKKGNPLHIRSIEDLTGKKVRFINRQIGSGTRLLLDTLIMEEGVDPSEINGYLAEEFTHSAVANAILAGKADVGLGVKNIALENGLGFVPLKDEIFFIAMNKEMAAQSESSKLIRKIRSASGETPGYKAVSLNRQIQDWL, from the coding sequence ATGCAAATTGAAGTGCGCCCAACTCTCATTGTTAAAACCCAGTCCGACGGAAAAAGCTCGGTAGACCTCATTTGGCTCTCTCAGTTGCTAAAAGATATCGGGCGAGGCAGCTCTTTGGTGGTAGCCAGTAAAAAGTCGGGCACCTCATATCGGGGGGCTTGGGGCAAAGTAAACCAAGTCGAGGATGCCTTAGGTATGCCGCTCATGATTCGAACCAAAGGCCATGGATCCGAACTCACTGAATTTGGGATCTTTTTCGTTGATTTTATCGAGGGTATGCAAGCGGGATATTTAAAGCATGATGCGCATTACCACGACATCCTCTTAAAGGAAATCAAGAAAATACAAAGATTGGAAAGCCTTCGGTGGAAATTTTTCTCAAGCAGTGATTCGTTAATTCAAAAAGCTGCTGCAGAAGTGAAGGGTATTGATTTAAAAATTGCGGGCTCAGGAGAGTCCTTAGAGAGGCTGCTCAATAATGAAGCGCATATTGCTGGATATCACGTCTCTGATCAGAAGAGCTCAAAAGCAATTTATCAGCGCTTATCCAAAAATGGTATCGAGATATATCCAGTAATGAAGCGAACCCAGGGATTCATTGTGAAGAAGGGAAATCCTCTGCACATTCGCTCCATAGAGGATTTGACTGGTAAAAAGGTACGCTTTATTAATCGACAGATTGGCTCTGGTACTAGGTTGTTGCTTGATACCCTGATTATGGAAGAGGGCGTTGATCCCTCGGAGATCAATGGCTATCTGGCGGAAGAATTTACTCACTCTGCTGTTGCTAATGCTATTTTGGCCGGAAAGGCAGACGTAGGCTTGGGCGTAAAGAATATCGCTTTAGAAAATGGCCTAGGCTTTGTGCCACTCAAAGATGAAATATTCTTCATTGCCATGAATAAAGAAATGGCTGCTCAATCGGAATCCTCAAAGTTGATCCGGAAGATACGGAGTGCTTCTGGAGAGACCCCGGGATATAAGGCGGTTAGCTTAAATAGGCAAATACAGGATTGGCTGTAG
- the modA gene encoding molybdate ABC transporter substrate-binding protein — MRLLTLFAISFLYLGSAFAQAPTIAVAANMKDAFAEIVRAFQPPSKSEMKIVYGSSGNFTAQIMNGAPFNLFIAADEHFPLELYKNGKTVDEGAVYAIGKLAMIAKTSSGIQLLDNKADITKAINKANKIAIAKPELAPYGRAAVEYLKAEGLWDLTRAKLVYADNIGLATTYVVSGAADIGFTAVSLAKSLEVAKETNFMLVNPRLYEPIKQRMVLLKGAPQEVVDLYRFIQSAQAKAILQKYGYATP, encoded by the coding sequence ATGCGACTCCTTACCTTGTTTGCAATCTCTTTCCTCTATTTAGGTAGCGCATTTGCACAAGCGCCCACTATTGCAGTTGCCGCCAATATGAAGGATGCATTTGCAGAGATCGTAAGGGCATTTCAACCGCCCAGTAAATCTGAGATGAAGATAGTCTATGGATCATCTGGAAACTTTACTGCGCAAATAATGAATGGTGCGCCATTTAACTTATTTATTGCTGCTGACGAGCATTTTCCACTTGAGCTTTATAAGAATGGCAAAACAGTGGATGAGGGTGCTGTTTACGCAATTGGTAAGTTAGCAATGATTGCTAAAACCTCATCAGGAATCCAATTACTTGATAACAAGGCGGACATTACGAAAGCAATCAACAAGGCTAATAAGATTGCGATTGCAAAGCCTGAGCTAGCACCTTACGGTAGAGCCGCAGTAGAGTATTTAAAAGCAGAAGGTCTTTGGGATCTCACTAGAGCAAAATTGGTATACGCTGATAACATCGGGCTAGCTACAACCTATGTAGTGAGCGGTGCTGCTGATATTGGGTTTACTGCCGTATCGCTCGCTAAGTCACTAGAGGTAGCCAAAGAAACTAATTTCATGCTGGTCAATCCAAGGCTCTATGAGCCTATCAAACAACGAATGGTGCTATTGAAGGGTGCGCCCCAAGAGGTGGTGGATTTATATCGTTTTATACAGAGTGCTCAGGCCAAAGCTATCTTGCAGAAGTACGGGTACGCAACACCTTAG